From a region of the Methanoculleus receptaculi genome:
- a CDS encoding metal ABC transporter permease — protein sequence MLEVLGFEFFRNALLAGVLASIACGIIGTYVVVRRMVSVSGGISHAAFGGVGLGYYLGIDPLLGATVFTVATALGMGALEIRARQQMDTIIGAVWAAGMALGILFVYLTPGFAPDLFSYLFGNILLVPRGDILLMAVLVVIIVAIVGLFYLEFQAVTFDPDYARVMNLPVERLSLLLLVLVALTVVMLIRVVGIILVIALLTIPAAISRLCTGRLWSMMLLATGLGALFTLIGIGLSYVLNVPSGATIILVSTAAYAAALGIRGGRSVRLWRDTQKSE from the coding sequence ATGCTTGAGGTGCTCGGGTTCGAGTTCTTCCGCAACGCCCTTCTTGCCGGGGTGCTTGCAAGCATCGCCTGCGGGATCATCGGGACGTATGTCGTGGTGCGGCGGATGGTCTCTGTCAGCGGGGGTATATCCCACGCGGCGTTTGGCGGTGTGGGGCTTGGCTACTACCTCGGGATCGACCCGCTCCTCGGCGCGACGGTCTTCACCGTGGCGACGGCGCTCGGTATGGGGGCGCTTGAGATCCGCGCCCGGCAGCAGATGGATACCATCATAGGCGCGGTCTGGGCGGCCGGAATGGCGCTCGGGATACTCTTTGTCTACCTGACGCCCGGGTTTGCGCCGGACCTATTCTCCTACCTCTTCGGGAACATCCTGCTGGTGCCGCGGGGCGATATCCTCCTGATGGCGGTGCTGGTGGTGATCATCGTCGCGATCGTCGGCCTCTTCTACCTTGAGTTCCAGGCGGTAACCTTCGATCCGGACTACGCAAGGGTCATGAACCTCCCGGTGGAACGGCTCTCGCTCCTCCTCCTGGTTCTGGTCGCGCTCACTGTGGTGATGCTGATCCGGGTCGTCGGGATCATCCTGGTGATCGCTCTCCTCACCATCCCGGCGGCTATCAGCCGGCTCTGCACCGGGAGGCTGTGGAGCATGATGCTCCTTGCAACCGGTCTAGGCGCCCTATTCACCCTGATCGGGATCGGCCTCTCCTACGTCCTGAACGTCCCCTCCGGTGCGACGATCATCCTGGTGAGCACAGCGGCCTACGCGGCCGCGCTCGGGATCCGTGGAGGCAGATCGGTGCGCTTATGGAGAGATACGCAAAAAAGTGAATGA
- the nadC gene encoding carboxylating nicotinate-nucleotide diphosphorylase: MNVIPIDDLLRFVREDAPWGDLTSETVVPDDVCLAVIRAKEVGVIAGLEEARALFEHFGVTVYPHTADGREVAAGTAIMDLEGPARAILLLERTTLNIIGRMSGIATATREAVERVSRVSKGVRVAATRKTAPGLRVLDKKAVTLGGGDPHRCTLSDMILIKDNHLALVPLPEAIRRAKARSRYLMIEVEVETVEDAVTAAEAGASVIMLDNMTPEDVKAAVEALKREGLRERVTLEVSGGVDGADLAVYAATGIDIISMGALTHTVRNFDVSLDILRGVFTVRLE; the protein is encoded by the coding sequence ATGAATGTGATACCGATAGACGACCTGCTCCGGTTCGTCCGGGAGGACGCGCCCTGGGGGGATCTCACCTCCGAGACGGTCGTTCCGGACGATGTCTGCCTGGCGGTGATCCGGGCGAAAGAGGTGGGAGTCATTGCCGGGCTTGAAGAGGCGCGAGCGCTCTTTGAGCACTTCGGGGTCACGGTCTACCCGCATACCGCTGACGGCCGCGAGGTTGCCGCGGGAACCGCCATCATGGACCTGGAGGGGCCTGCCAGGGCGATCCTCCTTCTGGAGCGGACGACACTCAATATCATCGGCAGGATGAGCGGGATTGCGACAGCGACCCGGGAGGCGGTTGAGAGGGTCAGCCGTGTCTCTAAGGGGGTGCGGGTTGCCGCGACCCGGAAGACTGCGCCCGGGCTCCGGGTGCTCGACAAGAAGGCGGTGACCCTGGGCGGTGGCGACCCGCACCGCTGCACGCTCTCGGATATGATCCTGATCAAGGACAACCACCTGGCGCTGGTGCCGCTCCCGGAAGCGATACGCCGGGCAAAGGCGCGGAGCCGCTACCTGATGATCGAGGTTGAGGTCGAGACGGTGGAAGACGCCGTCACGGCGGCGGAGGCCGGCGCCTCGGTCATCATGCTCGACAACATGACGCCGGAGGACGTTAAAGCGGCGGTCGAAGCACTTAAACGGGAGGGGCTGCGGGAGCGGGTGACCCTTGAGGTCTCGGGAGGCGTTGATGGCGCCGACCTCGCTGTGTATGCCGCAACAGGGATCGATATCATCAGCATGGGGGCGCTCACCCACACCGTCAGGAACTTTGATGTGAGCCTGGATATCCTGAGGGGCGTCTTCACCGTCAGGCTCGAGTGA
- a CDS encoding metal ABC transporter ATP-binding protein, with product MSEPLIDVRDVWVTMRGHTVLEAVNLSIYPDDFFAIIGPNGGGKTTLLRVILGLLRPCRGEVRFRGGMSNLGYVPQFRTFDFDYPITVREMVISGRLGRISRLPRRYGSLDRERADEALETMGISDLADRQIRDLSGGEQQRAIIARALVGEPNVLLLDEPTVYVDTPTTLQFYEILDQLRERMAIVLVTHDIGVIPDRITRVACLNRRLYTHDSAEITPDMLEAAYHCPVDLIAHGVPHRVFSDHPEEGGEDA from the coding sequence ATGAGCGAACCTCTGATCGATGTCAGGGACGTCTGGGTCACGATGCGCGGGCATACCGTACTCGAGGCGGTGAACCTCAGCATCTACCCTGACGACTTCTTCGCCATCATCGGCCCGAACGGCGGCGGGAAGACTACGCTTCTCCGGGTGATCCTTGGTCTCCTCCGCCCCTGCCGGGGGGAGGTCAGGTTTCGCGGCGGTATGAGCAATCTCGGCTACGTCCCCCAGTTCCGGACGTTTGACTTCGATTACCCGATCACCGTCCGGGAGATGGTGATCTCCGGTCGCCTTGGCCGGATCAGCCGTCTCCCGCGGCGGTACGGAAGCCTGGACCGCGAACGGGCAGATGAAGCGCTCGAGACGATGGGCATCTCAGACCTTGCCGACCGCCAGATCCGCGACCTCTCTGGCGGGGAGCAGCAGCGCGCGATCATCGCCCGTGCGCTCGTCGGCGAGCCGAATGTCCTCCTTCTGGACGAACCGACGGTCTACGTTGACACCCCGACAACCCTGCAGTTCTACGAGATCCTCGACCAACTCCGCGAGCGGATGGCGATCGTCCTCGTCACTCACGATATAGGGGTGATCCCGGATCGGATCACCCGTGTTGCCTGCCTGAACCGGCGCCTCTACACCCACGACTCGGCCGAGATCACACCGGATATGCTCGAGGCCGCATACCACTGCCCCGTGGACCTGATAGCCCACGGCGTTCCGCACCGGGTCTTCTCAGACCACCCGGAGGAGGGTGGAGAGGATGCTTGA
- a CDS encoding ABC transporter ATP-binding protein: protein MAAMNAVDVRGLSRSFDGREILRGVTFSVAHGEIFGYLGPNGAGKTTTIRILLGLLTPGAGECRVLGRDLALDDAARAKVGVLFENNGLADRLSAADNLAYYAGLYDLDDPRDRIDELLALVDLEDRRNDPVGTFSTGMKRRLGIARAILHRPEVVFLDEPSSGLDPGAQRMVRDLIVDLSQREEMTVFLNSHHLDEVQRICSTVAILAGGRIRAFDSVKNLTAASGRPEMTVVLADPGDRARARETAMALPYVSGCEEDGEVLRCTLTDPGVIPDLIAALAAAGFRLLEVRRSSRSLEEIYLENVGQSEGGS from the coding sequence ATGGCGGCCATGAACGCCGTCGATGTCCGCGGGCTCTCGCGTTCGTTTGACGGCCGGGAGATCCTCCGCGGCGTCACCTTTTCCGTCGCTCACGGTGAGATCTTCGGCTACCTCGGCCCCAACGGCGCCGGGAAGACCACAACCATCCGGATCCTGCTCGGGCTCCTCACCCCCGGCGCCGGCGAGTGCCGGGTTCTCGGCCGCGACCTCGCCCTCGACGACGCTGCCCGCGCAAAGGTCGGCGTCCTCTTCGAGAACAACGGCCTTGCCGACCGGCTGAGCGCCGCAGACAACCTGGCCTACTACGCCGGGCTCTACGATCTCGACGACCCCCGCGACCGGATCGATGAACTCCTGGCGCTCGTAGACCTCGAGGACCGGCGAAACGACCCCGTCGGAACGTTCTCAACCGGCATGAAACGAAGGCTCGGGATCGCCCGGGCAATCCTCCACCGGCCCGAGGTCGTCTTCCTGGACGAACCCTCGTCCGGGCTTGACCCCGGTGCGCAGCGGATGGTCCGCGACCTCATAGTCGACCTCTCACAGCGCGAAGAGATGACCGTCTTCTTAAACTCCCACCACCTCGACGAGGTCCAGCGGATCTGCTCCACCGTCGCGATCCTGGCGGGCGGCAGGATCCGGGCGTTCGACTCGGTGAAGAACCTCACCGCCGCCTCCGGCCGCCCAGAGATGACGGTCGTCCTTGCCGACCCGGGCGATCGTGCCCGCGCCCGCGAAACCGCAATGGCGCTCCCTTACGTCAGCGGCTGCGAGGAGGATGGAGAGGTCCTGCGCTGCACCCTCACCGACCCCGGCGTCATCCCCGACCTCATCGCGGCGCTCGCCGCCGCAGGGTTCAGGCTCCTTGAGGTTCGCCGCTCTTCGCGGTCGCTTGAAGAGATCTACCTCGAAAACGTCGGCCAATCGGAGGGCGGCTCATGA
- a CDS encoding ABC transporter permease, whose protein sequence is MSTFTVIAGREIHIALRNRGIIITALIFAVWFPALSAVGMVAASGEGAVAVSGVVVAITLPVAILMGYIFCSDAFLREKRDGSIETLLCAPVSLRHLWAGKTAGVAIPAYLTTLLSAVLTFATASAMLEAPPSLDLLLIPHMLVVVPVWILTAAGFIGAAQLALGMRENQILGFLFIFGFIFLISALQGIISGGAEISAAAEAALAAAGVALLGLARFIAGRVSKERIVTTIP, encoded by the coding sequence ATGAGCACGTTTACCGTCATAGCCGGCCGGGAGATTCATATCGCGCTGCGAAACCGGGGCATCATCATCACCGCCCTCATCTTCGCCGTATGGTTCCCCGCCCTCTCGGCCGTCGGGATGGTGGCGGCTTCCGGCGAGGGCGCCGTTGCCGTCTCCGGCGTCGTTGTCGCGATCACCCTCCCCGTTGCCATCCTCATGGGCTACATCTTCTGCTCCGACGCCTTCCTCCGGGAGAAACGGGACGGCAGCATCGAGACGCTCCTCTGCGCCCCCGTCTCGCTCCGGCACCTCTGGGCGGGAAAGACCGCCGGAGTCGCCATCCCGGCCTACCTGACAACCCTGCTCTCAGCCGTTTTGACGTTCGCGACGGCCTCAGCCATGCTGGAGGCTCCACCCAGCCTCGATCTCCTGCTCATCCCTCACATGCTGGTAGTCGTCCCGGTCTGGATCCTCACCGCCGCCGGGTTCATCGGCGCCGCCCAGCTCGCCCTCGGGATGCGGGAGAACCAGATCCTTGGGTTCCTCTTCATATTCGGGTTCATTTTCCTTATCAGCGCGCTCCAGGGCATCATATCCGGAGGGGCGGAGATCTCGGCCGCGGCCGAAGCGGCTCTCGCGGCAGCAGGGGTTGCGCTCCTCGGTCTTGCCCGCTTCATCGCCGGCAGGGTATCAAAAGAGAGGATCGTTACGACGATCCCGTGA
- a CDS encoding MiaB/RimO family radical SAM methylthiotransferase codes for METYGCTYNQADSRRLERILEGQGCTITGRPEEADAVVINTCTVIGRTERKMLRRLEEFADRDLYVTGCMPLVQMDEIRSVCNPRVIHPDEIQERSGSIGTRGPGATGVVQVASGCAGRCSYCITRLARGRLRSAPAEAVLDAVRGLLASGAYEIQVTGQDVAAWGLDRGESFPDLLRGISGIPGRFAVRVGMMHPASVTGILDDLVEAFHSEKVFRFLHLPVQSGSDTVLERMQRGYTAADVVRIVDAFREEFPDMMISSDFITGFPGETDEEFQETLELLRRCEFVKVNVTRYSRRPGTPAAALKDLPERLRKERSRALLAEANRIYDRYNERWMGRVTPVVATEKKVPGSTVCRNPCYLNVVIRDDLPPGFSGRALITGNHRHYVIGELV; via the coding sequence ATCGAGACCTATGGCTGCACCTACAACCAGGCCGATAGCCGGAGGCTGGAACGGATACTGGAGGGGCAGGGTTGCACCATAACAGGGCGTCCGGAGGAGGCGGACGCCGTTGTCATCAACACCTGCACGGTGATAGGCAGAACCGAGCGAAAGATGCTCCGGCGGCTTGAGGAGTTCGCCGACCGCGATCTCTATGTGACCGGGTGTATGCCCCTCGTTCAGATGGATGAGATCCGGTCGGTCTGCAACCCCCGTGTCATCCACCCGGACGAGATCCAGGAGCGGTCCGGGAGCATCGGCACCCGAGGCCCGGGGGCGACCGGCGTCGTCCAGGTGGCTTCCGGCTGCGCAGGCCGGTGCAGTTACTGCATAACCCGGCTTGCACGCGGGCGGCTGCGGAGCGCGCCGGCGGAGGCAGTCCTTGATGCCGTCAGGGGTCTTCTCGCCTCAGGAGCATACGAGATCCAGGTTACCGGGCAGGACGTTGCCGCCTGGGGCCTCGATCGCGGCGAATCGTTCCCGGACCTCCTGCGCGGGATATCGGGTATCCCGGGGCGGTTTGCCGTCCGGGTGGGGATGATGCACCCCGCATCGGTCACCGGTATCCTGGACGATCTGGTCGAGGCGTTCCACAGCGAGAAGGTCTTCCGGTTCCTCCACCTCCCTGTTCAGTCAGGCTCGGACACCGTCCTTGAGCGGATGCAGCGGGGCTACACCGCGGCGGACGTCGTCCGGATCGTGGATGCGTTCCGGGAGGAGTTCCCGGATATGATGATCTCTTCTGACTTCATAACCGGGTTTCCGGGCGAGACGGATGAGGAGTTCCAGGAGACGCTCGAACTCCTCCGCCGGTGTGAGTTTGTGAAGGTTAATGTCACACGCTACTCCCGGCGGCCCGGCACCCCCGCTGCCGCCTTGAAAGACCTCCCGGAGAGGCTGAGGAAGGAGCGGTCACGGGCGCTGCTTGCTGAGGCGAACCGGATCTACGACCGCTACAACGAGCGCTGGATGGGACGGGTGACGCCGGTGGTCGCGACAGAGAAGAAAGTGCCGGGCTCGACCGTCTGCCGTAACCCCTGTTACCTCAACGTCGTCATCAGAGACGACCTGCCACCGGGTTTCTCCGGGAGAGCGCTCATAACCGGAAACCACCGCCACTACGTCATCGGGGAACTGGTTTGA
- the serS gene encoding serine--tRNA ligase, translating into MLDLKFVREHPEIVRADLMKRGDTDKLPWVDEVLEMDRRVRELTVEIGNLRNRRNVVSREISRARRSGEDISPLLSEAAGLPERIREAEAERGRLSEAVRYRLMRLPNILHESVPIGSDETGNVEIRCWGEPKVPEFDLVNHGALAVEHGWADFERAAKIAGAGFYFLKGRLALLDMALQRFAMDLLIRRGYTPIIPPYMMNRASYEGVTDLADFENVMYKIDGEDEYLIATSEHPMAAIYSDEIFEEKDLPLRFAGISPCFRREIGAHGIDTKGLFRVHQFHKVEQFIYSTPEQSWDLHEELIANAEEVFQRLGLPYRVVLICTGDIGTVAAKKYDLEVWMPREERYREAVSCSNCTAYQAVRLNIKVRDPVEFTKKRYLHTLNSTAIATTRAIRAILENYQNPDGSVTVPEALRPYLYGEETL; encoded by the coding sequence ATGCTTGATCTGAAGTTCGTTCGCGAACACCCCGAGATCGTCAGGGCCGACCTCATGAAGAGAGGGGATACCGATAAACTGCCCTGGGTCGACGAGGTGCTGGAGATGGACCGGCGGGTCCGTGAACTCACGGTTGAGATCGGGAACCTGCGCAACCGCAGGAACGTTGTCTCACGAGAGATCAGCCGGGCAAGGAGGTCCGGAGAGGATATATCGCCGCTCCTCTCCGAGGCGGCGGGTCTGCCGGAGCGGATCAGGGAGGCCGAGGCTGAGCGCGGCCGCCTCTCCGAAGCGGTGCGCTATCGGCTGATGCGCCTCCCGAACATCCTCCACGAGAGCGTGCCGATCGGGAGTGACGAGACGGGGAACGTCGAGATCCGGTGCTGGGGGGAGCCGAAAGTTCCGGAGTTTGACCTGGTGAACCACGGGGCGCTTGCCGTCGAGCATGGTTGGGCGGACTTCGAACGCGCAGCAAAGATCGCGGGCGCGGGGTTCTACTTCCTGAAAGGCAGGCTTGCCCTGCTCGATATGGCTCTCCAGCGGTTCGCGATGGATCTCCTCATCAGGCGCGGCTACACCCCGATCATCCCGCCCTACATGATGAACCGGGCCTCATACGAGGGGGTGACTGACCTTGCTGACTTTGAGAACGTGATGTATAAGATCGACGGCGAGGATGAGTACCTGATCGCGACGAGCGAGCACCCCATGGCCGCGATCTACAGCGATGAGATCTTCGAGGAGAAAGACCTCCCGCTCAGGTTTGCAGGTATCAGCCCCTGTTTCCGGCGCGAGATCGGGGCGCACGGGATCGATACAAAGGGGCTGTTTCGCGTCCACCAGTTCCACAAGGTGGAGCAGTTCATCTACTCCACCCCGGAACAGTCCTGGGACCTTCACGAGGAACTGATAGCAAACGCCGAGGAGGTCTTCCAGCGGCTCGGTCTGCCCTACCGGGTTGTCCTGATATGTACCGGGGATATCGGGACGGTCGCCGCGAAGAAGTACGACCTTGAGGTCTGGATGCCGCGGGAGGAGCGCTACCGCGAGGCGGTATCGTGCTCGAACTGCACGGCATACCAGGCGGTCCGGCTAAACATCAAGGTGCGCGACCCTGTTGAGTTCACGAAGAAACGCTATCTCCACACCCTGAACAGCACCGCGATAGCGACAACACGGGCTATCCGGGCGATCCTGGAGAACTACCAGAACCCGGACGGCTCGGTCACGGTGCCGGAGGCCCTGAGGCCCTACCTCTACGGCGAGGAGACGCTGTAG
- a CDS encoding nucleoside deaminase — protein MDLFMKCSIEEAEAGLREGGIPIGSVLVRNGQIISRGRNRRVQENNPILHAEIDCLINAGRIRNYSECTLYSTLMPCYLCAGAVVQFGIGKVVAGESVNFAGAREFLESHAVEVIDLDLEVCKEMMAAFIREHPDIWYEDIGET, from the coding sequence ATGGACCTCTTCATGAAATGCTCCATCGAAGAGGCGGAGGCTGGACTTCGTGAAGGGGGAATACCGATCGGCTCCGTCCTGGTCCGTAACGGCCAGATCATCAGCAGGGGGCGCAACCGCCGCGTCCAGGAGAACAACCCCATCCTCCACGCCGAGATCGACTGCCTGATAAACGCCGGCAGGATCCGGAACTACAGCGAATGCACGCTTTACTCCACCCTTATGCCCTGCTACCTCTGTGCCGGGGCGGTCGTCCAGTTCGGGATCGGGAAGGTTGTGGCGGGCGAGTCTGTGAACTTTGCAGGAGCACGGGAGTTCCTGGAGTCGCATGCCGTCGAGGTAATCGATCTTGACCTGGAGGTCTGCAAGGAGATGATGGCCGCGTTCATCAGGGAGCATCCAGACATCTGGTATGAAGATATAGGAGAAACCTGA
- a CDS encoding metal-dependent transcriptional regulator: protein MQEFTGQELSSKKADYLKYIYMRGDLVKTTEIAARFDVAPSTVTKALREIANAGYIEHTPYHGVRLTPPGVEYARFLVRRHRIVALVLSHYRLTPEEACSEAEKIEQSFSKDLVDRICRSLGHPMMSVCGEIEHDRGCCSSGGRLV from the coding sequence ATGCAGGAGTTCACCGGCCAGGAACTCTCCTCAAAGAAGGCAGATTACCTGAAGTACATCTACATGCGGGGCGATCTCGTGAAGACAACCGAGATCGCCGCCCGGTTTGACGTTGCCCCATCGACCGTCACAAAGGCCCTGAGGGAGATCGCGAACGCGGGTTACATCGAGCACACGCCCTACCACGGCGTGAGACTCACCCCTCCCGGCGTCGAGTATGCCCGGTTTCTGGTCCGCCGCCACCGGATCGTTGCGCTGGTGCTGAGCCACTACAGGCTTACGCCCGAGGAGGCCTGCAGCGAGGCGGAGAAGATCGAGCAGTCTTTCTCAAAGGACCTGGTCGACAGGATCTGCAGGTCGCTCGGGCACCCGATGATGAGCGTCTGCGGCGAGATCGAGCACGATCGCGGTTGCTGCTCCTCCGGCGGACGGTTGGTGTGA
- the nadX gene encoding aspartate dehydrogenase, with protein MIKIGLLGCGNVGHIIAAHAGGIQITAVYDIIPERAEELAALCGARACTDFETFMHDEFSIVVEAASINAVRTFGEAILRSGRDIVILSVGALAEEDFREHLVGVAREVGKRIRIPSGAILGLDNLKICQVSPPRQLLLRTTKNPVSLGMDVAARTELFKGLAHDCIRQFPKNINVAVALGLAAGRDAEVELWVDPAVERNIHEVFVEGEFGDIYIRVSNVPSPDNPATSYMAALSILALLRNLENPLVVGT; from the coding sequence ATGATAAAAATAGGGTTGCTCGGCTGCGGCAACGTCGGGCATATCATCGCCGCACACGCCGGGGGTATCCAGATCACCGCCGTATATGATATCATCCCGGAACGGGCGGAGGAACTGGCGGCGCTCTGCGGCGCTCGCGCATGCACCGATTTTGAGACCTTCATGCACGATGAGTTCTCGATCGTCGTTGAAGCCGCCTCGATCAACGCAGTCAGAACCTTCGGCGAGGCGATCCTCCGGTCTGGCCGGGATATCGTCATCCTCTCCGTTGGTGCCCTGGCTGAGGAGGATTTTCGCGAACATCTCGTCGGGGTGGCACGGGAGGTGGGAAAGAGGATCCGGATCCCGAGCGGCGCGATCCTGGGGCTCGATAACCTCAAGATATGCCAGGTTTCGCCGCCACGGCAACTCCTCCTCCGGACGACCAAAAACCCGGTGTCGCTCGGGATGGATGTTGCGGCCAGGACGGAACTATTTAAGGGACTGGCGCACGATTGTATACGACAGTTTCCAAAAAACATCAACGTCGCGGTGGCACTGGGACTTGCCGCCGGCAGGGACGCTGAGGTGGAACTCTGGGTCGACCCGGCGGTGGAGAGGAACATACACGAGGTCTTCGTTGAGGGGGAGTTCGGGGATATCTACATCCGGGTCAGCAACGTCCCGAGCCCCGATAACCCTGCGACGAGTTATATGGCAGCCCTCTCGATCCTGGCGCTCCTGCGGAATCTTGAGAATCCACTGGTGGTGGGAACGTAA
- a CDS encoding HEAT repeat domain-containing protein — MDLPVPEEEETGEKSVERAFNRHISMLRWGGLNERWRAADALAEFADDRAVQPLIEALDDDYADVRWRAATALGILDGREAVTPLIQCLEDESSWVRMAAARSLGLIGDPRAVDPLIRLLDDEKPRVRREAALALGRIGNPRARDALLRLLDDTDRDVREAARQALAEIGIRGEASTA, encoded by the coding sequence GTGGATCTGCCTGTGCCAGAAGAGGAGGAGACCGGTGAGAAGAGCGTTGAGAGGGCGTTCAACCGCCACATCTCGATGCTGAGGTGGGGAGGGCTCAACGAACGCTGGCGGGCCGCTGATGCGCTTGCGGAATTCGCTGACGATCGCGCCGTGCAACCGCTCATCGAGGCGCTGGACGACGACTACGCCGATGTCCGGTGGAGAGCGGCGACTGCGCTCGGGATCCTGGACGGCCGCGAAGCGGTCACCCCGTTGATACAATGCCTGGAGGATGAGAGTTCCTGGGTACGGATGGCGGCGGCCAGGTCGCTAGGGCTGATCGGCGACCCTCGTGCGGTTGATCCGTTGATCCGGCTGCTCGACGACGAAAAACCCCGGGTCAGGAGGGAGGCAGCCCTGGCGCTCGGCCGTATTGGCAACCCCCGGGCCAGGGATGCCCTCCTTCGTCTCCTGGACGACACCGACCGCGATGTCAGGGAGGCGGCCCGCCAGGCGCTCGCCGAGATAGGAATCAGAGGAGAGGCCTCAACCGCCTAA
- a CDS encoding metal ABC transporter solute-binding protein, Zn/Mn family, with protein sequence MMRGAAGIKPLSLIAAACLLLGLMTAMAGCTGADGDVEDDGRIVVVVTIPPQQEFVERVGGDHVRVILLVPPGADPHTHEPAPAVLAGVAEADLYAMVGSGIEFEIAWGDKIAALNPGMAVVNCSQGVEFIAADPHIWTSPRNAKVMVENIRDGLIEADPENAEDYRRNAAAYLDDLDTLDAEISALIAGSGVRVVLVDHPSWAYLARDYGFEEVAIESEGKEPSPKRIEHLIRLAEEEGVRVVFASPEHSTRSAGVIAEAIGGSVVTVSPLKKDYMDNMRQVASAFAGSVSG encoded by the coding sequence ATGATGCGTGGTGCCGCCGGGATCAAACCATTATCCCTCATTGCCGCCGCATGCCTCCTCCTCGGGCTTATGACCGCCATGGCGGGGTGCACCGGCGCTGACGGGGATGTGGAGGATGATGGCCGGATTGTTGTGGTCGTCACCATCCCCCCTCAGCAGGAGTTCGTGGAGCGGGTTGGCGGGGATCATGTCAGGGTGATACTGCTCGTGCCTCCCGGTGCCGACCCCCACACCCACGAACCCGCGCCGGCGGTCCTGGCCGGGGTTGCGGAGGCGGATCTGTATGCGATGGTCGGGTCGGGGATCGAGTTTGAGATTGCCTGGGGAGATAAGATCGCCGCCCTGAACCCCGGTATGGCCGTGGTGAACTGCTCGCAGGGGGTCGAGTTTATCGCGGCCGACCCCCATATCTGGACATCACCCCGGAACGCAAAGGTCATGGTTGAGAATATCCGCGACGGGCTTATCGAGGCCGACCCGGAGAACGCTGAAGACTACCGCCGGAACGCCGCGGCATACCTGGATGACCTCGATACCCTGGACGCCGAGATCTCCGCTCTGATCGCCGGGTCGGGTGTGAGGGTGGTGCTGGTCGACCACCCCTCCTGGGCCTACCTTGCCCGGGACTACGGGTTTGAGGAGGTGGCGATCGAGAGCGAGGGCAAAGAACCCTCGCCAAAGAGGATAGAACACCTCATCCGCCTGGCAGAGGAGGAGGGTGTCCGGGTGGTCTTCGCCTCACCGGAACACTCCACCCGGAGCGCCGGGGTGATCGCGGAGGCGATCGGCGGCAGCGTGGTGACTGTGAGCCCGCTCAAGAAGGACTACATGGATAACATGCGGCAGGTGGCCTCGGCCTTCGCCGGGAGCGTCAGCGGATGA
- the nadA gene encoding quinolinate synthase NadA, producing MEDEIRVLKSRKNAVILAHNYQPMEIQALADVVGDSLELAVKAKETGADLIVVCGVRFMAETAKILNPGRKVIIPVEDAGCPLADHLTPAMILEARRQHPDAAVVVYVNSSAECKALADITCTSANAVRVVASLQNDEILFGPDANLAAYVQRELPDKRIIPLPPWGHCYVHTGFSLADVEAARKRGGIIVCHPECLPEVQEEADMIASTGGMVRGAADGGNEPWWVFTEREMVSRLRYLCPGRVFYEKPDAVCSDMKKIKPADLLRALDREEHEIVLSPSVMEDARRAIERMLAAGA from the coding sequence ATGGAAGACGAGATCCGTGTGCTCAAATCCAGGAAGAACGCGGTCATCCTGGCGCATAACTACCAGCCCATGGAGATACAGGCGCTTGCCGACGTTGTCGGCGACAGCCTGGAACTTGCGGTGAAGGCAAAAGAGACAGGGGCTGACCTGATCGTCGTCTGCGGTGTCCGGTTCATGGCTGAGACGGCAAAGATCCTGAACCCCGGCCGGAAGGTGATCATCCCGGTGGAGGATGCCGGTTGCCCGCTTGCCGACCACCTGACCCCGGCGATGATCCTGGAGGCACGCCGGCAGCACCCGGATGCGGCGGTGGTGGTCTACGTCAACAGCAGCGCGGAGTGCAAGGCGCTCGCCGATATAACATGCACATCGGCAAACGCGGTCCGGGTGGTCGCCTCCCTCCAGAACGACGAGATACTCTTTGGACCTGACGCCAACCTTGCGGCATACGTCCAGCGTGAACTCCCCGATAAGAGGATCATCCCCCTCCCGCCGTGGGGGCACTGTTACGTCCATACCGGGTTCTCCCTGGCGGATGTGGAGGCGGCGCGAAAGAGGGGTGGGATCATCGTCTGCCACCCGGAATGTCTGCCTGAGGTCCAGGAAGAGGCCGACATGATAGCATCCACGGGAGGGATGGTTAGGGGCGCAGCAGACGGCGGGAACGAGCCCTGGTGGGTCTTCACTGAGCGGGAGATGGTCTCCCGTCTCCGGTATCTCTGTCCAGGAAGGGTCTTTTACGAGAAGCCGGACGCCGTCTGCAGCGATATGAAGAAGATAAAGCCTGCCGACCTCCTCCGCGCGCTCGACCGCGAGGAGCACGAGATCGTCCTCTCCCCGAGCGTGATGGAGGACGCACGGCGGGCCATCGAGCGGATGCTCGCCGCAGGAGCGTGA